In Helianthus annuus cultivar XRQ/B chromosome 8, HanXRQr2.0-SUNRISE, whole genome shotgun sequence, a single genomic region encodes these proteins:
- the LOC110943964 gene encoding uncharacterized protein LOC110943964: MTPYRGVRYHLKEYSTHAPKNSKELFNLHHASLRNAIERALGVLKKRFPIIRKEDRDKDLKDEVLHEVLNGSEEEEHHSTGDIREGNTRADQLRNSVANEMWTNYLTYPNDEIDMSK, encoded by the exons ATGACACCATATAGAGGTGTTAGGTATCATTTGAAAGAGTACTCCACTCATGCCCCTAAGAATTCAAAGGAATTGTTTAACCTTCATCATGCATCATTGCGTAATGCAATTGAAAGAGCACTTGGTGTCCTAAAAAAGAGGTTTCCTATCATTAGAA AGGAAGATCGTGACAAAGATCTCAAAGATGAGGTCTTACATGAGGTGTTGAATGgatcagaagaagaagaacatCATAGTACAGGAGACATACGTGAGGGTAATACCAGAGCAGACCAACTAAGGAATTCAGTTGCTAATGAAATGTGGACTAACTATTTGACTTATCCGAATGATGAAATAGATATGTCAAAGTAG